One Misgurnus anguillicaudatus chromosome 20, ASM2758022v2, whole genome shotgun sequence DNA segment encodes these proteins:
- the atp5if1a gene encoding ATPase inhibitor A, mitochondrial: MARLLLRSGLRGYFTSQIRMGSDQLGELGAGAGKGGGAGGSVREAGGAFGKKGAAEEERYFRQKEKEQLAALREHHEEEIDHHKKEIERLQREIDRHKGKIRKLKHDD; encoded by the exons ATGGCCCGACTGCTGCTGAGGAGTGGTTTGAGAGGATATTTCACCTCTCAGATCCGGATGGGATCCGACCAG tTGGGTGAACTTGGTGCAGGTGCTGGTAAAGGAGGAGGTGCTGGTGGATCTGTGAGGGAGGCCGGAGGAGCGTTTGGAAAAAAGGGGGCGGCAGAAGAAGAGCGATATTTTAG GCAGAAGGAGAAGGAGCAGCTGGCAGCCCTGAGGGAACATCATGAGGAAGAGATCGACCATCATAAGAAAGAGATTGAGCGTTTGCAGAGAGAGATCGACAGACACAAGGGCAAAATCAGAAAACTGAAACACGATGACTGA
- the hnrnpr gene encoding heterogeneous nuclear ribonucleoprotein R: MAAEVNGSSGLLKEEEEPMEVSGTHSENYQTLLDAGLPQKVAESLDNIFQTGLVAYADLDERALDALREFNEEGALAVLQQFKESDLSHVQNKSAFLCGVMKTYRQREKQGNKVQESTKGPDESKIKALLERTGYTLDVTTGQRKYGGPPPDEVFAGPQPGIGTEVFVGKIPRDLYEDELVPLFENAGPIWDLRLMMDPLTGQNRGYAFITFCSKDAALEAVKLCDNYEIRSGKYLGVCISVANNRLFVGSIPKNKTRESILEDFGKVTEGLQEVILYTQPDDKKKNRGFCFLEYEDHKSAAQARRRLMSGKVKVWGNPVTVEWADPVAEPDPEVMAKVKVLFVRKLASPVTEELLEKTFSQFGKLERVKKLKDYAFVHFEERDAAVKAMEEMNGKELCGEGIEIVLAKPPDKKRKERQAARQTTRNTGYDDYYYYPPPRMPPPGRARGRGGRGAYSYPPDYYGYEDYYDDYYGYDYHDYRGGYDDPYYGYDDGYSMRGRGSRGSRGAPPPPRARAAPPARGRGGYPPRGGAPMGAGRGGRGGRGGPFQPARGRGTRGARGNRGGNVGGKRKADVFNQPDSKRRQTTNQQNWGSQPIAQQPLQQGSDYSGMYGYSNDTLEFSQDSYGQQWK; this comes from the exons ATGGCTGCTGAGGTGAATGGCAGCTCTGGTCTGTTGAAGGAGGAAGAGGAGCCCATGGAGGTATCGGGCACACACTCGGAGAACTATCAGACACTGCTGGACGCTGGATTGCCACAGAAGGTTGCTGAGAGTCTGGACAACATCTTTCAGACAG GTCTGGTGGCGTACGCTGATTTAGACGAGCGAGCGCTCGATGCGCTGCGGGAGTTTAATGAGGAGGGGGCACTGGCGGTCCTGCAGCAGTTTAAAGAGTCTGACCTCTCCCATGTGCAG AATAAGAGTGCTTTCCTGTGTGGTGTGATgaagacatacagacagagagagaaacaggGCAATAAAGTTCAGGAGTCGACGAAAGGGCCTGATGAGTCCAAGATAAAG GCGCTGCTGGAGAGGACGGGATACACTCTAGATGTCACAACTGGACAGAGGAAGTACGGGGGACCCCCTCCAGATGAAGTGTTTGCGGGTCCGCAGCCGGGCATCGGCACCGAG GTGTTTGTGGGCAAGATCCCTCGGGACCTTTATGAGGACGAGCTGGTTCCTCTCTTCGAGAACGCTGGTCCCATCTGGGATCTGAGGTTAATGATGGACCCGCTTACGGGTCAAAATCGTGGCTACGCCTTCATCACGTTCTGCAGCAAAGATGCCGCGCTGGAAGCTGTCAAACtg TGTGACAACTATGAGATCCGTTCTGGGAAATATCTGGGCGTATGCATCTCTGTGGCCAACAATCGTCTCTTTGTCGGATCTATTCCAAAGAATAAGACGAGAGAAAGTATCCTGGAAGATTTCGGCAAGGTGACAG aGGGTTTACAGGAGGTGATCTTGTACACTCAGCCAGATGATAAAAAGAAGAATCGCGGTTTCTGTTTTCTGGAGTATGAAGATCATAAATCGGCAGCTCAAGCTCGCCGCAGGCTCATGAGCGGGAAGGTAAAGGTTTGGGGGAACCCTGTTACAGTGGAATGGGCCGATCCGGTTGCTGAGCCCGACCCGGAGGTCATGGCGAAG GTAAAGGTTCTGTTTGTTCGCAAACTGGCAAGCCCCGTCACAGAGGAGCTACTGGAGAAAACCTTCTCGCAGTTTGGTAAACTGGAGCGTGTCAAGAAGCTGAAAGACTATGCGTTTGTTCACTTCGAGGAGAGAGACGCTGCCGTCAAG GCAATGGAGGAAATGAACGGAAAGGAGCTCTGCGGGGAGGGGATTGAGATTGTTCTGGCGAAGCCTCCGGATAAGAAGAGAAAAGAACGACAAGCAGCGAGACAAACCACCAGAAACACGGG GTACGACGACTATTATTACTACCCTCCCCCTCGCATGCCTCCCCCGGGGCGCGCCCGTGGCCGTGGAGGACGGGGGGCCTACTCCTATCCTCCCGATTACTACGGTTACGAGGATTACTATGACGATTACTACGGTTACGACTATCACGACTACCGAGGCGGCTACGACGACCCTTATTACGGTTACGACGACGGTTACTCCATGAGGGGGCGGGGCAGTCGCGGCAGCCGTGGAGCTCCGCCTCCACCCCGGGCACGCGCCGCTCCGCCGGCTCGCGGCCGTGGCGGCTATCCTCCGAGAGGAGGGGCTCCTATGGGAGCGGGTCGTGGCGGGCGCGGGGGACGCGGCGGGCCCTTTCAGCCTGCGAGGGGCCGTGGCACTCGAGGCGCCCGGGGGAACCGCGGCGGTAACGTCGGCGGCAAGAGGAAGGCAGACGTATTTAACCAGCCGGACTCTAAACGACGCCAGACCACCAACCAGCAAAACTGGGGCTCGCAACCTATCGCTCAACAACCCCTGCAGCAGGGCTCCGATTACTCCGGTATGTACGGTTACAGCAACGACACGCTCGAGTTCTCCCAGGATTCCTACGGCCAGCAGTGGAAGTAG
- the dnajc8 gene encoding dnaJ homolog subfamily C member 8 — protein sequence MAAVGGGAPSGSGDDAFLTYYSEVKQIEKRDSVLTSKQQIERLLRPGSSYFNLNPFEVLQIDPEATDEELKKRFRQLSILVHPDKNQDDADRAQLAFEAVDKAYKMLLEPEHKKKALDVIHAGKEYVEHMMAQKRKQLKKDGKPTDVEEDDPELFRQAVYKQTMKLFAELEIKRKERDAKDMHERKRQREEEIETQERAKREREWQKNFEETRDGRVDSWRNFQAKGKTKKEKKNRTFLKPPKVKMEQRE from the exons ATGGCGGCTGTAGGCGGAGGCGCGCCGAGCGGTAGCGGCGACGACGCGTTTCTAACCTATTATTCAGAG GTGAAACAGATCGAGAAGAGAGATTCAGTTTTAACATCGAAACAGCAGATCGAGAGATTACTGAGACCCGGATCTTCATACTTTAACCTCAACCCGTTTGAA GTGCTTCAAATCGACCCTGAAGCCACAGACGAGGAACTAAAGAAACGATTTCGACAG ttGTCTATCCTGGTCCATCCAGACAAGAATCAAGATGATGCTGATCGGGCACAACTGGCGTTTGAAG CGGTTGATAAAGCTTATAAGATGCTGCTGGAGCCGGAGCATAAGAAGAAAGCTTTAGATGTGATTCACGCAGGGAAGGAGTACGTGGAGCACATG ATGGCCCAGAAGAGGAAACAGTTGAAGAAGGACGGGAAGCCCACAGACGTGGAGGAGGACGACCCTGAACTG TTCAGACAGGCAGTTTATAAACAAACCATGAAACTCTTCGCTGAACTGGAGATTAAAAGAAAAGAACGAGACGCAAAGGACATGCATGAAAG GAAGAGACAGCGAGAGGAGGAGATCGAGACGCAGGAACGAGCCAAGAGAGAGCGAGAATGGCAGAAGAACTTTGAG GAGACTCGTGACGGACGCGTGGACAGCTGGAGAAACTTCCAGGCCAAAGGAAAGACtaagaaagaaaagaagaacCGAACTTTCCTAAAGCCGCCTAAAGTGAAGATGGAGCAGCGAgaataa